In the Quercus lobata isolate SW786 chromosome 5, ValleyOak3.0 Primary Assembly, whole genome shotgun sequence genome, one interval contains:
- the LOC115990073 gene encoding uncharacterized protein LOC115990073: MESSVTKSIMSLPNESSVTKSIVGHKGSLTLRDTFSPDSHHVSMGCQMKPSSIPSDLKANSSPVELFQGWHKSGQCPEATIPIVRSPKNQHLRAFRHFKRRRTQLNQSLDSNNDGDILSNHEVDSDQKSNFFIYWTSDGYQKTGCENLDCPGFVQTNKNFAIRSPLDVSIYNSKQVDIGVTIYKSNQSWWLKVNDQVIGYWPQSIYKYLANSATRLDYGGEIYNAKVGGVLTKTQMGSGHFPSEGYGKASNFRHVQYMYSTGGFKDVEVGKLTVDAMKPSCYNIDVQSDKSPGSGTNFYFGGPGYSKDKCP, translated from the exons ATGGAGTCTTCAGTCACCAAAAGCATTATGAGCTTACCAAATGAATCTTCGGTCACCAAAAGTATTGTTGGTCACAAAGGGAGCCTGACACTACGCGACACGTTTAGCCCTGACAGTCATCATGTATCAATGGGTTGTCAG ATGAAACCTAGTTCAATTCCAAGTGATCTAAAAGCGAATTCATCACCAGTTGAGCTATTTCAAGGTTGGCATAAAAGTGGACAATGCCCCGAGGCAACAATCCCCATTGTACGATCACCAAAAAATCAACACCTTCGTGCTTTTCGACATTTCAAACGTCGTCGAACACAGCTTAATCAAAGCTTGGATAGCAACAATGATGGTGATATTCTGAGTAATCATGAG GTTGATTCTgaccaaaaatcaaatttcttcatATATTGGACT AGCGATGGCTACCAAAAAACGGGTTGCGAAAATCTTGATTGTCCTGGTTTTGTGCAAACAAACAAGAACTTTGCCATTAGATCTCCTTTAGATGTTTCCATCTACAACTCGAAGCAAGTCGACATAGGGGTAACCATATACAAA AGCAATCAAAGTTGGTGGCTCAAAGTGAATGATCAGGTGATAGGATACTGGCCTCAATCCATCTACAAATATTTAGCGAATAGTGCTACTCGACTTGATTACGGTGGAGAGATTTACAACGCAAAAGTAGGAGGCGTACTCACAAAAACTCAAATGGGAAGTGGCCATTTTCCAAGTGAAGGCTATGGAAAAGCAAGTAATTTTCGACATGTTCAATACATGTATTCAACAGGCGGTTTTAAAGATGTTGAGGTGGGGAAGCTGACTGTAGATGCAATGAAACCTTCCTGCTATAATATAGATGTACAAAGTGATAAGAGCCCAGGCAGTGGAACCAATTTTTATTTCGGGGGTCCTGGCTATTCTAAAGATAAATGTCCATGA